One genomic segment of Actinoplanes ianthinogenes includes these proteins:
- a CDS encoding transcriptional regulator translates to MTSHEPEPPGDVGARIRRLRVTHGLTQRDLAEPQFSRTLLAAVEAGARKPSDQMIAHVAVRFGIDPDDLRYDRPPGAAADLDDALRQARQALSQGKVEHAEDVFGRVQADATRWALPAPACWAAYWLGEARMQRGDMRGAEEQFARVRDRERDCPPAARAAALARWAYCRFAGGDAFTATAVLQEELRAVRESGTPDPDARVRLSTVLLYIFVELDWRQRAHDLEAEVAPLLSRVTRAEWVAHFNMTAGQLRRSPAELPAAERMFGEAGRIYRELGLTREIGLCHWGYGYVLRRVDRLPEAAREFRAAAEILLAVGATQDHAGATLELAEVHRRQGALDEAARLAGVAARVSAQVRHVECMAEADRLLGLVAVSRGDTAEGERLLVRAADRYERGGFVTELIRTCRMLGDVLLDAGRTAEAGAVLRRGLHAAEAAR, encoded by the coding sequence ATGACCAGCCACGAGCCCGAGCCGCCCGGGGACGTCGGCGCCCGGATCCGCCGGCTGCGCGTCACCCACGGCCTGACCCAGCGCGACCTGGCCGAGCCACAGTTCAGCCGCACCCTGCTGGCGGCCGTCGAGGCCGGTGCCCGGAAACCGAGCGATCAGATGATCGCGCACGTCGCGGTCCGCTTCGGCATCGATCCCGACGATTTACGGTACGACCGGCCGCCCGGCGCCGCGGCCGACCTCGACGACGCCCTGCGCCAGGCCCGGCAGGCTCTCTCCCAGGGCAAGGTGGAGCATGCCGAGGACGTGTTCGGGCGGGTTCAGGCCGACGCCACCCGGTGGGCGCTGCCCGCCCCGGCCTGCTGGGCGGCGTACTGGCTGGGTGAGGCCCGGATGCAGCGCGGCGACATGCGCGGCGCCGAGGAGCAGTTCGCCCGGGTGCGCGACCGGGAGCGGGACTGCCCGCCGGCGGCGCGGGCGGCGGCGCTGGCCCGCTGGGCGTACTGCCGGTTCGCCGGTGGTGACGCGTTCACCGCGACCGCCGTGCTCCAGGAGGAGCTGCGGGCGGTCCGCGAGTCCGGCACCCCCGATCCGGACGCCCGGGTGCGGCTGTCCACGGTGCTGCTGTACATCTTCGTGGAGCTCGACTGGCGGCAGCGGGCACACGACCTGGAAGCCGAGGTGGCGCCCCTGCTGTCGCGGGTCACCCGGGCGGAGTGGGTTGCGCACTTCAACATGACCGCGGGGCAGCTGCGGCGGAGCCCGGCCGAGCTGCCCGCGGCGGAGCGGATGTTCGGCGAGGCCGGCCGCATCTACCGCGAGCTGGGCCTGACCCGCGAGATCGGGCTGTGCCACTGGGGGTACGGATACGTGCTGCGCCGGGTCGACCGGCTACCGGAGGCGGCCCGCGAGTTCCGCGCCGCGGCCGAGATCCTGCTGGCGGTCGGCGCGACCCAGGACCACGCGGGCGCCACGCTGGAGCTGGCCGAGGTCCACCGCCGGCAGGGTGCGCTGGACGAGGCGGCCCGGCTGGCCGGGGTGGCCGCCCGGGTCAGCGCGCAGGTCCGGCACGTCGAGTGCATGGCCGAGGCCGACCGGCTGCTGGGCCTGGTCGCGGTGAGCCGCGGCGACACCGCCGAGGGCGAACGGCTGCTGGTCCGGGCCGCCGACCGGTACGAGCGGGGTGG
- a CDS encoding MarR family winged helix-turn-helix transcriptional regulator produces the protein MTSEDSVDELIDALVRCTFQVTGVLTRIGAENDLSLTQLRVFGILRDRRPRITELAAYLGLDKSTMSGLIDRAERRGLLARGKNPRDGRVIEVFLTPAGHELTQRLYAEVRATLAPDLDGLGPEQRTQLLGLLEPLLNAGAGR, from the coding sequence ATGACATCCGAGGACTCGGTGGACGAGCTGATCGACGCCCTGGTCCGCTGCACGTTCCAGGTGACCGGCGTGCTCACCCGCATCGGCGCGGAGAACGACCTGTCGCTCACCCAGCTGCGCGTCTTCGGCATCCTGCGCGACCGCCGCCCCCGGATCACCGAGCTGGCCGCCTACCTGGGCCTGGACAAGTCGACGATGTCCGGCCTGATCGACCGCGCCGAGCGCCGCGGCCTGCTGGCCCGGGGCAAGAATCCACGCGACGGCCGGGTCATCGAGGTGTTCCTGACCCCGGCCGGTCACGAGCTCACCCAGCGGCTTTATGCCGAGGTCCGCGCCACGCTCGCGCCCGACCTGGACGGCCTCGGCCCGGAGCAGCGCACCCAGTTGCTCGGCCTGCTCGAACCGCTGCTCAACGCCGGGGCCGGCCGATGA